CGCGAAGCACGTGATAGCGCACGCCCGGAAGGTCGCGCACACGGCCGCCGCGGATCAGCACGACGCTGTGCTCCTGCAGGTTGTGGCCCTCACCCGGGATATAGCTGATGACTTCGCGCTGGTTGGTCAGGCGGACCTTGGCAACCTTGCGCAGAGCCGAGTTCGGCTTCTTCGGGGTGGTGGTATAGACACGGGTGCAGACACCGCGCTTTTGCGGGTTCTGTTCCATCGCAGGGACCTTCGACTTGGCCTTCTGCGGATCGCGACCCTTGCGGATCAGCTGGTTAATCGTCGGCATGAAGCCTTCACCTTTCATTGCCGGAAACGCTCCGGCGGTTACTTTGCGCAACGCAAAAGCGTGAACACCGGGCGGCCTACGGCCACCTGGCCTTCACGTCGTTGAGCAATGTTCAGCTCTTGCCCGGCAGGCTTGCGAGAATCGCACCCGGCGCGGACGAGCGGGCCATTACGGAGGAACGGCCCGAAGGTCAACGGGTGAGCGGCGTTCCGGCCACCCGCGAAACATCATCAGCTGCGCTTGCGGCCGATCTCCTGGATGAAACGAAAGGCTTCCGGGGTGAACGGGACATTGGAAACCTCGCCCTTCCACTCGTCCATCCGCTCATAGAGATTGGTGACCCCGGCCATCATCCCCGGGGTTGCGACAGCCTTGAACGGCGCAAGCAGCTCTTGCCACGCGTCATAGAGCATCTGCGCCTCGGGGCTATCGGCGCCAAGCGGTATCGCTTCCTGGACCCGCTCACCCAGATCGGCCCACTTGCGGCTATATTCCACCTGGTCGAATCCCGTCGGCGGCGGATTGGCCGCGAACTCGGCGCGCTGCTCCTCGGTGAGATAACGCTCCGACACCTTGTCCCATTGATCCTTTGACATCATCAAATCCTCGTTCTTGATCAGCGAGCAGAAGGTCGCGGCATCGACGGGCTCGCCGCGGTCGATGCGTGACTTGACGGACAGCAGCAGCGAACGGGCTTCATCGAGTTCTGCCCGTTTGGCGTCGACCGCCTCCAGCTGGAGGTCGATAAGCTTGCCGAGGTCGAGGCGACGGTCGCCGGTCAGCGATGCGATCTGCGCCAGGGTCAGGCCGGCACGCTTGAGCGCGACGATACGATTGACCTGCTCCAGCTCTCCGCGACCGTAAACCCGCCGCCCGCTATGGGTGCGGAGCGGCTTCACCAACCCGCGCGCCTCATAGAAGCGCAGCGCACGGCTGGTGAGGCCGGTCCGCCGAGCGACTTCGCGAATATCGAGGGTCTCCGCCATTCACACGCAATAGCAGTTGACGTTGCGTCAACTTCAAGCGGTAATTTTGTGCGCCGCAAGCCGTTCGTAAAATGGGCGGCACTGGTCGGCGACACGCCATGCTTCGTCATCGAGGAGGATAAGGCGGGCGTCGGGTTCGCCAAAGCCGGTGCTCTCGGCAACCGCGTCGTACCAGTGCGGAGCCCAGATACCGTCGGTCTCGCGGATACCCGGTTCCCAGCGCAGCATGGACGGATCCCAGGTAATTCCCAGCGCGCCGCACAGCCGCTGCAGCATCGCCCGCGGATTTCGCAATATGTCCGCGCTGTCGACGACAGGCGGCGGATGGCCCAGGCGGTCGGCCTCGCGCTCGAAAAATTCGACCTGCCGCTCGACGCCGAGATGATCGGGCCGGACCGCGACGCGCTTGGCTGCGTAACTGGCGACGACCCTGGCCGGATCGCGGATCAGGAAGGCATGGGTAAGTCCCGGCAAATCGTCGTGGTCGACCGGCCCGACCATATGATGCGCCATGTGCTTCTGGTACCAGATGGGTGTGCCCGTCGGACACGGCCCGGTCATCGTTCGCGCCACGCTGTCCCAGTCGCAGTCCATCGCGGCTATGACCTCGTCGGCCATCGGCTGCGGGTCGCCGGTCTGCCTGAGGTAGGCGCCATAGAATGGCTCGTCCGACACGAAGGTATCAGGTCTGCTCCCAAAACTGCGCATCATCGCCGTGGACAGGTTCCTGGGCCCCGACCACATGGCAACGCGGACCGTCACGGACGCTTCTGCTCCGCGATGTCGCGGTCGACACGCTCCGAGTAAAGGCGCTGCAATCGCTCGACGATCGGGCCGCGGAAATTGAGCTTGCGACCATCAACCTCGCGAACCGGCACGATGCCCGCGAATGTCCCGGTGACGAACGCCTCGTCGGCACCGTAGACGTCGGTCAGTGAGAAGTCTTTCTCGACCGCAGCCATGCCAGCTTCGCGCGCGACTTCCAATGTGACGGCACGTGTGATTCCGCCGAGGCAATATTTCCCGCTGGACGTCCAGACCTCGCCATTGCGAACGATGAAAAAGTGGGTCGAGTTGCACGTCGCGACGAAGCCGTGCGGATCCAGCATCAGTGCTTCGTCCGCGCCCGCTTGAGTCGCCTGGATCGACGCCAGGATGCAATTGAGCTTCGAATGCGAGTTGATCTTCTGGTCCTGCACAGCCGGATCGCCGCGCCGGACATGGACAGTGAAGAGCTTCAGCCCGCGCTCGTAGACCGCCGGGTCAGGATCCTTATATTCGGGAATGATGACGATCGTCGCACCGCCGACCACGACCCGCGGGTCCTGATACGGCGTGGAGCGGACACCCCGGGTCATCATAAGGCGGACGTGAACGCCATCTTTCATCTGGTTGGCGTCGAGAGTGTCATAGAGCCGCCGAGTCAAATCCTCGCGAGTCAGGCCGATATCCATGGCGATGGCCTTGGCGCCTTCGAACAAGCGGTCGAGATGGCGGTCAAGAAAGGCCGGCCTGCCGTTGTGAATTCGAAGGCCCTCCCAGACTCCGTCGCCGAGCATGAAGCCGCTGTCGAACACCGACACCACGGCCTCGCCGCGCGGCTTCATCTCGCCGTTGACGTTGATCAGGATCGACGCGTTTCGCGGATCCGAAACGTCATGCATCGACTTCGTCATCAGCGGCCCTTCACCACCTCTCCCCGAGCCATTACGAAATCGATGGACTTGAGCTTCGTAACATCGGCCAGCGGATCGCCGGCGACGGCGATGATATCCGCGCTCTTGCCCGGTTCGATGGTGCCGATTTCGCTTGCCAGCCCCAGCAAGTCGGCAGCGTTGACGGTCGCCGCCTTGATCGCCTCGATCGCCGGCATGCCATATTTCACCATCAGTTCGAACTCGTCGGCGTTGCGACCATGTTTCGAGACGCCGGCGTCGGTACCGAAGGCAATCCGGACACCGGCGGGATACGCCTTGGCGAGCGACTGACCGGTGATGCCGATGCGCCAGTCAATCTGCGTCTTCACCGCACCGGTATAGGCATTAGGGTCCTTCGCGAGCCGCTCCAGATAGCCATTCACCGTCGACAACGTGGGAACGTAGTAGGTGCCCTTGGTGCGCATGGTCTTGACGATCTCGTCATCCATCACCGTCCCGTGCTCGATGGAGTCCGCGCCGGCTTTCAAGGCGAGCGTGATGCCGTCCGCGCCGTGAGCATGAACGGCAACCTTGCGGCCATAACGATGCGCGGTTTCGACCAACGCACGGGCTTCCTCCTCGAGCATGCGCGTCGCAAGGCCCGTTCCGCTGTTCACGCCTCCCGTTGTCGCGAACTTGATGACGTCGGCTCCGCGGTCAATCTGCCTCCTGACGGTCCGTCGGCAACTTTCGGCGCTGTCGCAAAGATTCTCCGGGTCCGGCAGGTGCGCCACGAGAACATCGTTCAGGGCGCCGCGACCATCCATGTGGCCGCCGGTCGTCGAGATGCTGCTGGCGGCATCGACGATGCGTGGACCCTGCACCCAGCCGCGTCTGATCGCTTCGCGGAGCGCCAGCGTAATACCACCATCGTCGCCGAGGTTTCGCACGGTCGTGAAGCCAGCGCGGAGCGTCTTCATGCCGTTCCACTGCGCTTCGAGGGCATGAAGCCCAGGCTCGTCCCGCATTTCCCGGACCAACCGCGCTTCGCCGCCCTGGTCGGTGGCCAGGTGGACATGGCTGTCGATCAGCCCCGGAAGCACGGTTTTGTCCCGAAGGTCGACCATTTGCGCACCGGGCGGGACGGGTTGATGTCCGTCCGCGATCGACACGATCCGTTCGGAGTCCACGACGATTGTCGATGCGCCCCGCACGGGCTTGCCCGGAACGTCGACCAGACGCCCCGCATGTATGTAGGTTGGTGCACCAATGGCTGGCACGCCGAAAGCTATGAGAAAACAGACGAGAGCAGGCTTGAACGTCATCATCATCCCCTTCGGAATAAACCTTAGGGGCAATGCGTCGCGAGGCAACTATTCGGTCGTCTCGCCATCCCATTCCTCGTCATGATGCCGCGCCTCGGCCTCGGCCTTGGTCGACTGCGTGATTCCGTCCTTGTGCTCGGGCGGGCCATAAAGCGTATAAAGCTTGAGCGGCCCATCACCGGTGTTCCGCACATTATGCCGTGCACC
The window above is part of the Sphingomonas sp. HDW15A genome. Proteins encoded here:
- the rpsL gene encoding 30S ribosomal protein S12, which gives rise to MPTINQLIRKGRDPQKAKSKVPAMEQNPQKRGVCTRVYTTTPKKPNSALRKVAKVRLTNQREVISYIPGEGHNLQEHSVVLIRGGRVRDLPGVRYHVLRGVLDTQGVKDRKQSRSKYGAKRPK
- a CDS encoding HAD family hydrolase, with amino-acid sequence MTVRVAMWSGPRNLSTAMMRSFGSRPDTFVSDEPFYGAYLRQTGDPQPMADEVIAAMDCDWDSVARTMTGPCPTGTPIWYQKHMAHHMVGPVDHDDLPGLTHAFLIRDPARVVASYAAKRVAVRPDHLGVERQVEFFEREADRLGHPPPVVDSADILRNPRAMLQRLCGALGITWDPSMLRWEPGIRETDGIWAPHWYDAVAESTGFGEPDARLILLDDEAWRVADQCRPFYERLAAHKITA
- a CDS encoding MerR family transcriptional regulator: MAETLDIREVARRTGLTSRALRFYEARGLVKPLRTHSGRRVYGRGELEQVNRIVALKRAGLTLAQIASLTGDRRLDLGKLIDLQLEAVDAKRAELDEARSLLLSVKSRIDRGEPVDAATFCSLIKNEDLMMSKDQWDKVSERYLTEEQRAEFAANPPPTGFDQVEYSRKWADLGERVQEAIPLGADSPEAQMLYDAWQELLAPFKAVATPGMMAGVTNLYERMDEWKGEVSNVPFTPEAFRFIQEIGRKRS
- a CDS encoding amidohydrolase family protein — translated: MMMTFKPALVCFLIAFGVPAIGAPTYIHAGRLVDVPGKPVRGASTIVVDSERIVSIADGHQPVPPGAQMVDLRDKTVLPGLIDSHVHLATDQGGEARLVREMRDEPGLHALEAQWNGMKTLRAGFTTVRNLGDDGGITLALREAIRRGWVQGPRIVDAASSISTTGGHMDGRGALNDVLVAHLPDPENLCDSAESCRRTVRRQIDRGADVIKFATTGGVNSGTGLATRMLEEEARALVETAHRYGRKVAVHAHGADGITLALKAGADSIEHGTVMDDEIVKTMRTKGTYYVPTLSTVNGYLERLAKDPNAYTGAVKTQIDWRIGITGQSLAKAYPAGVRIAFGTDAGVSKHGRNADEFELMVKYGMPAIEAIKAATVNAADLLGLASEIGTIEPGKSADIIAVAGDPLADVTKLKSIDFVMARGEVVKGR
- a CDS encoding aminotransferase class IV, whose translation is MTKSMHDVSDPRNASILINVNGEMKPRGEAVVSVFDSGFMLGDGVWEGLRIHNGRPAFLDRHLDRLFEGAKAIAMDIGLTREDLTRRLYDTLDANQMKDGVHVRLMMTRGVRSTPYQDPRVVVGGATIVIIPEYKDPDPAVYERGLKLFTVHVRRGDPAVQDQKINSHSKLNCILASIQATQAGADEALMLDPHGFVATCNSTHFFIVRNGEVWTSSGKYCLGGITRAVTLEVAREAGMAAVEKDFSLTDVYGADEAFVTGTFAGIVPVREVDGRKLNFRGPIVERLQRLYSERVDRDIAEQKRP